In Boudabousia tangfeifanii, the DNA window TGAGGAGTAAATCCCACTTCTTTGGGCAGGCTGTTTCCCAGTGAAGATTCACATGATCAAGTTTGGAAGCTTCTCGGAATGTTACGGTAGCCCAAGCGTTGTCATCATAGTTAGAGGACCAGCGAGATTCTTCAGCACCGCTAGCTTCCGGGTTAATAACACCATCGATTAGCTTTTCTGGTCCCCATTTTTCTTGAACTTCGCGACCAGACGTAGTGACTCTGCCACCATTAGAAGCAGCTGCAACGTTCACTGCCACATTCGTTGTGGGAGTTTCAGCAACTACTGGAGATGCAGGCTGTGGCGCTGCTTGCGCCAAAGGTGCAGTCAAAGAGGCACCTGCCGTTAACAATGCCACAGCACTCAAGACTGAGACACCATTCTTGAATGTCCGTTTTAACGGAGAATGTTGGAATTGTGTTTCCATTCGAACCTCACTGTTCTCTTGAAATGTAAAAAGCTAAGCCATTAAAAATAACCAGCAATCCCTATTATTTTACAGGAAAAATAGGCAAATAGACTAACTATAAAAGATAGAAAATGGGGTGTAGGGATTTACAAATCCCTACACCCCATTTTAGGTGCGAGCTAAATCAGCAGTTCTTCTTACCGTTGTGAATCAATCGGTAGATGAATGCAGCCATAGCATCACGGTTGATTGGTTCCAATGGACGGAAGGAGCCGTCAGCCCAGCCCTTAGAAATGCCGGCTTGACGTGCCCAATCCATGGCCTTCCAGTGTTCGTCACCCTTGCTCACATCTTTAAAGATCTGATGCTGATCAGTTGCCTTAAAGTTATTAGGAGCAACATCTGGGGAAACGACATTTGGATAACGTGCAGCGAAACGCTGCAAGAATGCGGCCATCGCGTCACGGTTGACGTATTCCTTTGGACGATATTCTACGCCACCCCAACCGGTGGAAATACCGGCCGACTTCATCCACGAGATTGCACCGTAGAACGGGTTCGCGCGATTCACATCATTGAACATCTTCGATGGAACACGGTATGCTGGCTCCCCCGCTAGGCGGTACAAGAATGCCGCCATTGCTTCACGGGTAATTGGAGTCACCGGACGGTAGGTATTATCTGCCCAGCCCTTGGTGATTCCTTGCGAACGCAACCAGTAGATTTCACCAGCGAATAGCAAATCACGCGGAACATCCTTGAACAACTTGGTGTCAACTACCTTTGCGTGAGCAACGTACATGCACTGTTGAACTGGCTTTGGCTGCGGCTTTGGCTCAGGCTTGACCGGGGTCGGCTTAGGCTCTGGCTTCGGCTGCGGCTTTGGCTCAGGCTTAACCGGGGTCGGCTTAGGCTCTGGCTTCGGCTGCGGCTTAGGTTCAGGCTTAACCGGGGTCGGCTTAGGCTCTGGCTTCGGCTGCGGCTTTGGCTCAGGCTTAACCGGGGTCGGCTTAGGCTCTGGCTTCGGCTGCGGCTTAGGTTCAGGCTTAACCGGGGTCGGCTTAGGCTCTGGCTTCGGCTGCGGCTTTGGAGCAGGCTTAACCGGGGCCGGGGTCGGCTCAGGCTTTACCGGAGGCTTCGGCTTAACCGGAGGAAGCGGCTTCGGCTCAGGCTTCGGATCAGGCAAAACCGGGGTCGGTTCTGGCTTTACCGGAGGCTTAGGAGCCGGAGTCGGTTCAGGCTTAACCGGAGGCTTAGGAGCCGGGGTTGGCTCTGGCTTTACCGGAGGCTTCGGCTGTTCCGGAGTCGGCTTTACCGGAGGCTTCGGCTTTTCCGGAGTCGGAGCAGGCTTTACCGGAGGCTTAGGCTGTTCCGGAGTCGGCTTTACCGGAGGCTTCGGCTTTTCCGGAGTCGGAGCAGGCTTTACCGGAGGCTTAGGCTGCTCTGGAGTTGGCTTCACCGGTGGCTTCGGCTGTTCCGGAGTTGGCTTCACCGGAGGCTTCGGCTGTTCCGGAGTTGGCTTTACCGGAGGCTTAGGCTTTTCCGGAGTTGGTGCAGGCTTGACCGGAGGAACTGGGGTTGGGACCGGGGTCGGCTCAACAGTTGGTTCCTTGGTCGGCTCTGGTGCCGGAGTAGGAACTGGGGTTGGAACCGGAGTCGGCTCAACAGTTGGTTCCTTGGTCGGCTCTGGTGCCGGAGTAGGAGCCGGGGTTGGGGCCGGAGTCGGCTCAACGGTAGGTTCCTTGGTCGGCTCTGGTGCCGGAGTAGGAGCCGGGGTTGGGGCCGGAGTCGGCTCAACAGTTGGTTCCTCGGTTGGCTCTGGAGTTGGTTCAGGCTGTGGGTAAGCAAGGTTAATCGCCTTGATGTTTACAGACCCGAAATCGCCAAAGACGAAACGGTTTTCACCAAAGTGTGCCGGGCAGGTGAACTCAGTAGTGGTTTCACCAGCCTTTAGCGCTACCGTCTTGGTTGAACCATCTGGGCAGGTAACTTCAGTGGAGCCATCTTCGGTGGCAGCATATTCGAGTTCGAAAGTACGCTCACCGCTCTTTTCCAAAGTGAGGTCAGCTTGGCGCCACTTACCAACCGAAGTTGCTTCCTGGCGTGGCTTTTCTGGGCCATCGTAAACAGGCAATACCAAAGCATCAACGTTTGCGGCTGGGCCGTTTGCGTAGAGCTTGATGTCGTTCTTGCCCTTGTGCATCGGGCAAGTGAACTTGTAGCTACCGACAGTTTCATAGCTGCCTGTTTCTGGTGGATCGTATTCATGCTTAGTACCGCCACATTCAATGATGAGCTTTCGAGAAGCGTCGCCCTTGATGTAACGAAGTTCTAGTTCACGATTACCATCAACTTCGGAGTAGACCGGAACAGTTACCTTGCCACGGCCGCCACCAATGTAGCCAGCGACCCCACCGTTGGAAGCTTCGCTCTTATTTTCGGTGCGAGCGTTACCTTCGTAGACACCATTCTCGCCCTCGTAAAGCAATGCGCTAGGAGCATTTTCAGTTGCGGGAACTTCAGATGGAGTTAGCGAAGCGGTAAGCGGCTCTGGCTTAGGAATTGGCTTAGGCTCAATCACCTTAACCTTGGAGGTACCGTTGTACTTGCCCTGAGTGAAGGTTACTGTACAGTCACCCAGAGCGGTTTCTGCTGGTACAGCAACCTTAGTCGCAGTAAGTGCGCCATTTTCATCAGTGGTGACAGTCTTTTCTGGTAGGCCACAAGAGAAGCTCAAAGTGCCTTCATGCTGTGGCAATGCGTTGGCAACTGCCACGGTAAAGGACTTACCCTGTTCAACTTCATCTGCTGGATCCAATGCCAACTGTGGAGCTGGCTTGAGCACAGTGAAGGTGGCGTTAGCAGTGTACTTACCCTGGGTGTAGGTAGCGGTACATTCTCCAGCTGTAGCGCCTTCAGGCACGGTAACGCTCTTAGGATCGAAGTTTCCTTCAGCATTGGTCGTTACCTGCTGGGTTTCAACTCCACAAGAGAAGGATAGATCGCCAGAAGTTTCCGGCAAGCCACCAGTTAGTTTCAAGGAAACAGCTTCTCCAGCTACCACCTTGTTGCTGTTTTCTACAGTCAACTGTGGGTTTGGAGTAGGAATCACAGTAACTGGCAAGTAGCCGCGGAGTTCATCAAATCCGGTCCCTTGGAAGGCTCGCGCCATTAGCTTGGCACCTGCCGAGATACCGGTCAACGGTAGTGTCACAGTGGCAACGCCAGAGTCGTTGGCATCGCCCGAAACAGTAACGCCGTTAGAGAGTCGAACACTCACTGGCTCGCCAGCACGAACACCATTAACAGTGAAAGTGACGTTATCGTTAGCAACTGCATGACCAGCAGTCATCGAGATTTCGTTAGCGGTATCGCCCTCGGTTGGCAAGAATACCGAGCGGAACTCGAGATCGCGGGCAGAACCAAGATCGGTGAACTTAACCTTGTTCAAACCAGGGTTCATGTTGCAAGCGAAGCGAACCTGAGCCTTGTTTGGATCAAGTACCAATTCCTTGGTTTCATCATTACAAGTAACATGTGCGGTCACTGGCTCGTTGACAGTGTAAGCGAGGTCGAAGAAACGCTCGCCTGGCTTTTCCTGAACGACATTAGCGCTCTTGGCATCGTCAGCAGTTACCAATGGGTAAATCTGACCGGAGCCCTTGGCCCGCCAGAACGGAATACGAACATCGTCAACATTCGCGGCCTTCTTCGGGGAGAAGAACTTGATGACGTTAGCACCCTGCTTGAGGTCACACTGGAACTTATGTGCCTTTGTGGTGTTGTAGTCAACGGTCTGTTCGAGAGATGTCTCCTGCTGTTTACCGTTACATTCCATGGTGATCTTGCGATCGCCTTCACCATTGATGTAATCAAGCAAAATGTCGCGGGTGGCGCTAACTTCGGAGTAAACGGTAAGAGCAACCTTGCCGCGGCCACCACCGATGTAACCGGCAACCTTGTCGCCAGAAGCACCAGGACGATCCTCGGTCTTACCCTTGCCTTCGTATTTACCCTTTTCACCTTCGTACTTCATGGTGCCATCAGCTTCGACTGGAACCTGGGCCTCAATGCTGCCTGGTTCTGGCAAAGTTTCTGGACGCTGATCGTTACGGCGAATGGTAACTGCACGATAGGTGCGGAGTTCCTTGGTGCCGCTCCCCTGCTTTGCTACTAGAAGCTGAGTACCACCAACATAGGTAAGTGGAGTAGCAACATCTACAGTGCCGTTACCGGACTCGTTAGTCTGTCCCGATCCGGTAATGCTGTCCGAACCACCAACAGTGATTGGCTGGCTGGCCATAAAGCCGGCAACCGATGCTGGAATCTTATCACCACCGTAAACCAACTCAGGAACATCCAAAGTTGGCTTAGGTAGAGTGGCACCTTCAGCAGGAACGTATGTTGCTTCCAAGGAGTTCACGCTGGTGCTACCCAAGTTGGAAACGACAAGCTTGTTCTTACCTGGAGTGACATTACAGGTAAAGCGAGCAACGTTAGCGTTGGCCGGCAAATTCAATTGCTTTTCTTCGCCGTCTGGGCAGCGAACTGAAGCATTCTGGCTGTTTTCTCCCATGTAGACCAAGTCGTAGCTGCGTTCGCCACCCTTTTCGGCGATAACAGTTGCCACTTGGGTGTCATCAGCTGGTTCGGTGGAGTAGATTTCACCAGAGCCAGTGTCAGAGAAGTAAGGAACGATCACGGCATCGACGTTCACGCTGGTGACATCCGAGTAGAACTTGATCGGGTTTATGCCGCGCTTCATATTGCAGCGGAATGGAACCTGAGCAGTATTGCCGTTACCGGTAGTTGCCGGGTTGAGAGTCTGCTTTTCACCGCCACATTCAATCGTGATACGGCGGTGATCTTCACCCTTAATGTATTGGAGCTTTAGTTCGCGCTCACCGTTAACTTCAGAGAAGACTGGGACGGTGACTGAACCGTTTGAGTTACCGAGGTAACCAGCAACTTGCCCCTTCGATGCTGGGCCCTTGTTTTCGACGCGAGCGGCACCTTCCATGATGCCCTTTTCGCCTTCATAAACGAGGCCGGCTGGAGTGGCATCTGGCTTCACATTTTCAGATTGCGAAGGAAGACCTTCAGTCTGAGCAGCATCGGTTGCCAAAATAATGGCGCCGTCAATGGTGGCACCGATGGCCGAGGACGCATCGTTCTTCTGATCGAGGACACGAGCCTTAACCACGTGCTTGCCATTGGTTAGACCACGCTTTTCGAAGACCTTTGCTCGTTCAGCCTTATTGGCTGCGTAGTGATCGATGACGAACTTTTCACCATCGTCGATCTGGTATTCAACCTTGCCTTGGTCTGGGCCCTGGAGAGCATAAACCTCAACACCGGTTCCCTCGAAACGCATCTGCCAAGTATCTTCCGCCGTGGTGCTCTGGTGGAAAGAGCCACCATAAGCGTTGGCATCCTTGACATCAGTCCAAGAACCCTTGAGGTTAAAGTTAGCTTGATGATCGCCAGTCCAGCGATCATCAGTAGGCATCGCATCGCGCTTCCAAACACGAACGTATTCGTATTCCGACGGACGAGCATTACGGAAATTTTCGTAAAGACGAGAATCGTTCACGTGAGAGTCATAGGGAGCACGTAAACCAAGCGACAACAAAATCTTCATTTCGTTGAAGTTATAGACAGACTGGTTTCGCTCCCACCAGAGTTGGCCATCTACGTACCAACGTTGTACCGATGGACCCCATTCAAAACCGTATACGTGGAAGTCTTCACTGGGATTATAATCTGGCCTTCCCCAGTAACCTTCGGAAGTGTGGCGTGACTGGGTAGGTGTACGCCAAATGTGGTGTGCCAAATCAACGGTCTTGGGAGTACTTGCGTTCTGGCCAAGTTCGACGATGTCTAGTTCGGTGGCGTAATCGCCTTCACGGCCATCGAGCCAGAAAGCTAAACAAGTACCTGGAATTGGAGTACCAGATTTTGCCTTAACCTCGAAGTAACCGTACTTGACGCGCTCCTTCGACCAGATACCGCCCGAGCGATACTGGGTGGTGCGACGATTCTCGAAACCACCGTTGCTAATTAGTTCTGGACCATTGCCGTCCTTTTTAAAGGAAATGTCATCTAGGAAAGCATGATCGTTCCAAGTGATACCGGATGATTGCAAACCTACCTTACAGGTAGGGCTACTTACTGGAACTTCAAGCGTGTACTCAGTCCATTGACCGTTGTTGCGAGGGATATCCAATTCCTTATTAGCACCACCGCAATTCTGAGCGATGAGCTTTACTTCCCCTTGGGTGCCCTTCGTCTTAATCCAAGCCTTAAGCTTGTAGTTTCCATTAGAAAGTCCAGAAACAGTTTGCGTAGTGGTTACCGCAAAGTCGTCATAAAACCCTTGACCTAGAGCTGATTGACCACTATGGTGTTCATCAGTCGTTACGTAGTCCGCATGCTGGCCTTTCGAGTTACCGTCTAAAATTCCAGTATCGAAGTTATTAGGCACAGTCGAAAAACTGTCGCTGGGGTGGAATGGATCCTGTAGTAGGTTCAGATTGCCGTTACTTACGGTGGCGTTGGCATCGTCCCAGCGCCATTCGGAGCGCCAAGACCAGTTGTTTGGGAGACGTTCATAGTTGTCTCCAAGGTCGTTATTAAATTCATCAGAATACTGTGGCTGGAACTGCCATCCCTCAGTATTCGACTGGTCGGAAACCGGCAGGAAAGGCTGTTCGGTCGCTGCTGCTGGTGGTGCTGTCGATGGTTCCTCTGCAGCTAGCGCCAAGCCAGCTGCTGGGACCATCGTCAATCCCAAAGTAGAAGCAGCAACCGTCGCGATTAGACGCCGGTGACTGAGATACTTCATCGTACTTCCTTCTTTTGTCATTGATCAATGCGGACAGGGTTGGGGACTAATCCGGGAACTAGTCCCCAACCAGAGGTTTATATTTTAGCCGAGGCCGTTATGCTTCATACGGAACAAGAATGCGGCCATAGCATCGCGGTTGACGTTATCGAGTGGACGATAGGTCTTATCGGCATAACCGGTAGAAATGTTAGCCGTCCTCATCCATGCCATTTGGTGATGGAAGAGATCCTTCGAACCAACATCTCGGAATGGACGTTCAACCTTAACTTTCAGCCGGTTAGGATCGACGTGTGGCGAGCACTGGTTTGGATACTTGCTGCAGAAACGGAATAAGAAAGCTGCCATCGCGTCACGATGAACTGGTTCTTCTGGTCGGAACGTATTATCGGCCCAGCCAGTGGAAATACCAGCTTCACGCATCCATTCGATTTCCCTTGAGAAGAAGTTCGTACCTGGAACGTCCTTAAATGGTGGTCGCTTATTAGCAACCGTTGGGCGTCCCGCCAAACGGTATAGGAAGGCGGCCATTGTCTGACGATCAACTGGTACCAATGGGCGGAAAGTGCCATCTGGCCAACCAGTCGAGATTCGAGTACGAATCAACCACTTGATTTCACCGGAGAACAAAGTCGTGGCCTCAACGTCCTTTGCAACACGGGCATCAGGAGAAGCTGCCGTAACTAAATATGGATTTAGTTCCGTGGGCTTCGGAGCCGGCTTTACCGGAGGAAGCGGCTTGGGAGCTGGCTTCGGATCTGGTACTACCGGGGTCGGCACAGGCTTTGGCTCAGG includes these proteins:
- a CDS encoding S-layer homology domain-containing protein, coding for MKYLSHRRLIATVAASTLGLTMVPAAGLALAAEEPSTAPPAAATEQPFLPVSDQSNTEGWQFQPQYSDEFNNDLGDNYERLPNNWSWRSEWRWDDANATVSNGNLNLLQDPFHPSDSFSTVPNNFDTGILDGNSKGQHADYVTTDEHHSGQSALGQGFYDDFAVTTTQTVSGLSNGNYKLKAWIKTKGTQGEVKLIAQNCGGANKELDIPRNNGQWTEYTLEVPVSSPTCKVGLQSSGITWNDHAFLDDISFKKDGNGPELISNGGFENRRTTQYRSGGIWSKERVKYGYFEVKAKSGTPIPGTCLAFWLDGREGDYATELDIVELGQNASTPKTVDLAHHIWRTPTQSRHTSEGYWGRPDYNPSEDFHVYGFEWGPSVQRWYVDGQLWWERNQSVYNFNEMKILLSLGLRAPYDSHVNDSRLYENFRNARPSEYEYVRVWKRDAMPTDDRWTGDHQANFNLKGSWTDVKDANAYGGSFHQSTTAEDTWQMRFEGTGVEVYALQGPDQGKVEYQIDDGEKFVIDHYAANKAERAKVFEKRGLTNGKHVVKARVLDQKNDASSAIGATIDGAIILATDAAQTEGLPSQSENVKPDATPAGLVYEGEKGIMEGAARVENKGPASKGQVAGYLGNSNGSVTVPVFSEVNGERELKLQYIKGEDHRRITIECGGEKQTLNPATTGNGNTAQVPFRCNMKRGINPIKFYSDVTSVNVDAVIVPYFSDTGSGEIYSTEPADDTQVATVIAEKGGERSYDLVYMGENSQNASVRCPDGEEKQLNLPANANVARFTCNVTPGKNKLVVSNLGSTSVNSLEATYVPAEGATLPKPTLDVPELVYGGDKIPASVAGFMASQPITVGGSDSITGSGQTNESGNGTVDVATPLTYVGGTQLLVAKQGSGTKELRTYRAVTIRRNDQRPETLPEPGSIEAQVPVEADGTMKYEGEKGKYEGKGKTEDRPGASGDKVAGYIGGGRGKVALTVYSEVSATRDILLDYINGEGDRKITMECNGKQQETSLEQTVDYNTTKAHKFQCDLKQGANVIKFFSPKKAANVDDVRIPFWRAKGSGQIYPLVTADDAKSANVVQEKPGERFFDLAYTVNEPVTAHVTCNDETKELVLDPNKAQVRFACNMNPGLNKVKFTDLGSARDLEFRSVFLPTEGDTANEISMTAGHAVANDNVTFTVNGVRAGEPVSVRLSNGVTVSGDANDSGVATVTLPLTGISAGAKLMARAFQGTGFDELRGYLPVTVIPTPNPQLTVENSNKVVAGEAVSLKLTGGLPETSGDLSFSCGVETQQVTTNAEGNFDPKSVTVPEGATAGECTATYTQGKYTANATFTVLKPAPQLALDPADEVEQGKSFTVAVANALPQHEGTLSFSCGLPEKTVTTDENGALTATKVAVPAETALGDCTVTFTQGKYNGTSKVKVIEPKPIPKPEPLTASLTPSEVPATENAPSALLYEGENGVYEGNARTENKSEASNGGVAGYIGGGRGKVTVPVYSEVDGNRELELRYIKGDASRKLIIECGGTKHEYDPPETGSYETVGSYKFTCPMHKGKNDIKLYANGPAANVDALVLPVYDGPEKPRQEATSVGKWRQADLTLEKSGERTFELEYAATEDGSTEVTCPDGSTKTVALKAGETTTEFTCPAHFGENRFVFGDFGSVNIKAINLAYPQPEPTPEPTEEPTVEPTPAPTPAPTPAPEPTKEPTVEPTPAPTPAPTPAPEPTKEPTVEPTPVPTPVPTPAPEPTKEPTVEPTPVPTPVPPVKPAPTPEKPKPPVKPTPEQPKPPVKPTPEQPKPPVKPTPEQPKPPVKPAPTPEKPKPPVKPTPEQPKPPVKPAPTPEKPKPPVKPTPEQPKPPVKPEPTPAPKPPVKPEPTPAPKPPVKPEPTPVLPDPKPEPKPLPPVKPKPPVKPEPTPAPVKPAPKPQPKPEPKPTPVKPEPKPQPKPEPKPTPVKPEPKPQPKPEPKPTPVKPEPKPQPKPEPKPTPVKPEPKPQPKPEPKPTPVKPEPKPQPKPVQQCMYVAHAKVVDTKLFKDVPRDLLFAGEIYWLRSQGITKGWADNTYRPVTPITREAMAAFLYRLAGEPAYRVPSKMFNDVNRANPFYGAISWMKSAGISTGWGGVEYRPKEYVNRDAMAAFLQRFAARYPNVVSPDVAPNNFKATDQHQIFKDVSKGDEHWKAMDWARQAGISKGWADGSFRPLEPINRDAMAAFIYRLIHNGKKNC